AGTTCGCCGGTGGAGGTGTCAAGGTTCATGCCCTCGAAGCCACTGATGCAGTCGTCATCTTCCTgcagagcagagaaggaagagcaTGGGAGAGTGGACAGTGAGAGCTAGTCATAATCACCCTGGGTTCCTTGGTGTGTCTGCAAGTTCTATGCCCAGAAGGGATTCCTAGCTCAGTGTCCAGGGCTTTGGTTGCTGCTGACCTGAAAGTACTGGTACTAGTTTCTCAGTGCATTCTTGGTGTTCATACATTGCTGGACATTGTGCGGTGTCTTTGGCAGAGCTACAATCCTGACCTGTGTAACGCCAGCTTCCATAAAGGATGTCTGACATCCGGATGAGTCAGCCTTTTCCCCTCCTTGAGTTCCTAGATGTAGCTGTGCCTGTAGGTAAGACTCGCTGAGGAGAGGCTCAGGTGTGAATGCTTCTCACTAGCAGCAACAGTCACTAGGATAAATGGAATTTTCACTTGACACTCTAGGGCATATTCTTGTGGCTCACTAGACTCAGATGTGGTCACTTTCAGGGAATGACACTAAGTACAATCTGCGAGTGGGTTGATCCCACATGTGTGGTTTTGAGATAAAGAATTGAAACCTGAGAATGGTTGTACTTTGCTGAGTATTAAAGGGCAGGTCATTGAGACTCAGGACTGAGGCACAGATCTGCCTGGACACAGTCATTTTCTCAGGTTGTCATCGTCTGCCTCACTTTTCCTTCAGGGTTTTCTTCCAGATTCTCATTTGTGTGTTGCTTATAGATACGCTGTCTCACTAAATGTCCCACAGAGCAGGTGGCATCAACCTCTTGTGATTGTGCTGGAGAAATATGCATTACTGCGTGACAGGGCACAGTGCGTGATCACCTGGTGAAGTGGCTCATTCCAGCCTGGTCCTGTGGCCCTTACCTTCAGGATATAGGCACTGGCGGGCAGAGGGTACTGAATTCCGTTGATGGTGAAGACAACATCGGGCAGGGAGTCAATGGCTGAGCAGCTGATGGTACCCTGGCAGGCGTGAGGATAGAAGTATTAGCAGGGGCTCATTCCTCGTGCATGGGACTCCCAGCACTTGAGTCTAGAAGAGAGCATCTGGGGATGGACTTGCCTCTCCCAACAAGTTCTCAGAAGCTCCGATGTAGCTCTGGATGCTGGAAATGGCACTGGTGGGTCCAGCCAGCAGAGAGGTGCCCGTGTCAATGATGGCCTGGCAGCTGTCTGCGCAAGCAATGGTCTCTCCGTTGATGGTGACGCTGAGGGTGAGATGCAAGGAATTGTTTCATGAGTGTACACAATTATGTGTGTGATCTATTTGGATGTACCACGGAGCATTCAACACTTGGGAAGTCAGAGTACAACATGGCTTGTCCAGGATTGACCTGAGCCGATTTCTTAGTCATTTGCTCCTTATCCTATATCTTCGCTGACATTCTTTGTAGAGAGGAAGGCTGTGTGATACTTCCCATGTTGCCTAAATGTTGAGAGTTGTGTAGAGTTGGCTTCAGCCACCTGGTCTGAAATGCTGGCAGGAGAAGCTGCATGATTGATCATCAGCAAGTGACTGTCTTGGACCTTGTGTTGGACCTGGGTTCCCTCGTGTAGTGTCCTCTCTGTCCCCCAATCTCCTTTCTGGGCTCTCTCTAGTGTGCCCATGTTTCAGGTTCCTTCTTTGTTGGCTATCAAGACAGTGAGTCACCTGTGACTACAGCAAGAAATGAGATCAGGGTCCAGGTCCTGATCATTCGGCATCAGTGTGGTCTCACCTGTCCAAGGTGAACTGCCAGTAGCCCTCATAAGTGACAGGCACCCAGTTCAGACTTCCCGTGTAGTAAGAAGAATCGATGCCACCAAacatcaccaagctgcccttctcaTCATCactgtgggagagggagagaagacatGAACTCATTCATGTGCTACATTTCTGTTCTGTAAAGCCTAGGCACCTTCCTAGATAGATCACCCGTGCATGCCAAGAGCTGTGTTAACGTGACATCATGGTACATTTCTTCTTTAACCATTTTCAGGTAGTGGTCAGTATTATTATTTGCATATTTACCTATTTCAAAGAAATCTGAGGCCCAGAGAAGAAAGCAACTTGCTCAAGATTGCACAACTGGAAGTGTTAGGCATAAGGAGAGCAAAGATATTATGGTTCCCAAATATGCTTTTGTTGTGTTAAGATCCTCATGACAGCTGCCCTGAGGGCACAAGAGATGTGAATGTGGGCCATTGTTTGCTCCTCAGCAATCAGGGGCATGGTCGGTGGTTCTCAGCCAGGGCTGGTGATGCCAATGTCTGGAAACATTAGCCCTTTTTTCACATGTGTGGGCAATCTAGCAAAGTCCACTTGTCTGTTTCCCAAATGTCCCCAAACACTCCTTGGCCTATGTTGAAGCTATGAACTTGAGCTTAGTAGTGCTCCTCtgggaacccaagtatttgagccatcagcaATTTCCTACCAGAGTGGGGAATATGGGGAGGCTGAAGTGCAGAGTGGAGTGGGGACTCCAATCAGGAGGTGGATATGGCAAGTGGGTACCAGAAGTAATATCTGAACTCACACCCACTTCCTCACTGTAGTTTTTAATCTCATTTGGCATGAATGTTTATTCTGTCCCCAAATCCCAGTcaggtctttgtagttttgctatgaATGCTGAGGTGTGTGTGATATGTGATTTCCCTCAGAAAGGCATGTTTTACGGGCCAAGGTTGATGGACGGTATCTTCAAAACATCCACTGGCTACTAACATCTAAGCTTTGGAAGTTTGGGGACAAATATTTCAGCTGGTCAAAAATACTGAATGCAGATCACTGTCAAGGgaaaggaggaggacagagagagagagaaagagacagagatttggcAGCATGATTGCTTAAAGACACCCTTCTCCACACCTTGATGGTGACACTTAACATTGTATGCTTTTGAAATCATCCCTGTCTTGGTGAGCCTGAAGAAGTTCATTTGTGGGTCTGGTGAAAGTGTTCAGTTTGATAAGGGCCCTGGGTATGCTACGTACGAGCTCAGGTAGACAGAGAAGAGGTCCTGGGACACGAGGCCTTCATTCCACATGTTGTCAAAGACGGGTGTGGCACCAGAGGCAGCGATGCTGGGGTAGCCCAGACCCAGGATGCCATCAAAGGGAGCAAACATGAAGGTGATGCCAGGCTCTGTCTTGCTCAGGCCAAAGATCTGGTTGGTGTCCTCAATGCTTCCAACCTGTgtagtagagagagagagagagagagagaaagatggtatCATCCATGAGCACAGTCCAGAGAGCACAGTTGGACCCCTGTGCTGGAGCCATAGCCATCATGCTTGATTTGCTGAAGGACTGAGCTTGCAGGACATCAGGCTGATAAGTGGGGTGTTTCTGACTGCCCATAGGACATGTCAATGACCGCTGTTGCTTGTATGACCATGTGTGTGATTCCGTATGAGATTCTGCTGTAAGAGAGATGAAACTGCAACCCCAGCAAATTTTGTTCATTGCTCCCTGTCCTAGCAGTAGGGATTGTGGAAGTCTTGTGACTGGAGGGAGGTAGAGGAAATAGAAGAGAATCCTGTAGGCATTTTCGCCTTCCAGGTCTCAATCCCTGTTTGCTCCATGACATTCATCCCAGAGCTGGTGTGAGGGAGCCAGCTACCACTTCTTTCGCACACTTGGCCCAGCCCCTGATGTGTGTGCCACCTGTGTCTCATTGCTCTCTGGCTAACCGTGTTTGTTGCTTGTGTTATTGTTAAGAACAATACCGGTAATGTGAACTTCTAATTGTGAATCTTTGGGCTCCCCACAATTTCCCTAGGTATTCTTAAAATGGGCATTGTGATGGAGCAGGGTCTCCAGGTACTCACTTTCACAGTGTCATATCCCAGGATGCCGGTCATGCTGCCAGTGCCATAGGTGATGGAGAGAGTCTCACTGGTGGCCTGGTAGGTGGAGGAGTCATCAGGGTTGAAGCGCTTGTGGAGGACTGCAAGTGAGGAAGTGACTCATTAGTACATGAATAGAAAGAAATGAGCTGGTAATGGCTTTCTGGTGTCCTGTTTCTTGTCCCAGGGTGAGTCACTCCAGAAGAACAACCTTTGCTCTAACATGACTTGAGGTGACCATTAGAACACTAGTTCGCTGGATCCTGTAGTCAGCCCACACCATGTCACTGATGGACAGTCTCAGGATATCCCTTAACTTCCCCAGATGACCTCCATCAAACACTGAACACTGTCATAGGCCCCTCTGGCAGGTAATGCTCCATTATGGGAAGCAAACATTACATGGGCACTCCCTGTGAAACAGAACACAGATCACATTGCTCCTAAGGGAGTGAAACCGGAAACATTGTGGTGACTGTCAATGATTAGATCTACCTGATGAACAATTCAGTGCctgttgtgtgtgttttgtgaacACTGCATTATCATTCAGGCCCTTGCACCCTGTCATTTTCAGGCTTTAAAAGCTCTCTTTTTGGACACCTACAAATGTTGTGCTGCTGGTGCACATTACCATGTCTGTTCATCCTTGTATGGCACACAGCCAGTTTTCCCAGTTTGACTCCTCCACATCCCTGATCAGCCTTGTTGTATGAATGCTGAGTGTCTCGAACAGGCTGAAGGGGAACTCTGAGAAGTGTCTGAGTGGTCAGGATTCCCAGGTTGTCAGCTGATGCCAGGATAGCAAGAGTGGGAGGGACCGTGCAGGTCCAGGTACTCACAACAGGCAAGGCTGGAGCAGTAGGTGGAGGGCACCCAGAGGTTGGAGGAGCCAGTGTCAAAGATGACGGTGAATTCCTGAGGGGGTGTTCCAATGCTGATGGTGCCAAAGTACTCAGCCTGCAAGGGTCAGGACAGCACAGCTCAAGGATACAGACGTTTACATCCAGGCCTTTCTGAAGACCATCTTCTCAGTTCACTGCTCCATCATCCTCTCCTGTCTTCTCATTTCTCCTTTCAAGTGCTCCCTCATTCAAAGCTCAGCTCTTGTCCCCATTCCTCCTTGTAGTCTTCTCTGATGGCTCGCTGGTTTCCCTTGACTCTTCCCTGTTAAGTCATTTGCACCCAAGGCTCATGTGCTGTCCACTGTTAGCTGGTTGCCTCCCTGTGTTAGTCTCAGCCTCTTGTGTTGTGAGCTTCTCAGAGAACATAGTGCAACCTGTGGTAGCAGCAAGTGAAGCCTCAAGTGCACTTTGTTCATTTTCATATCAGGTGACAGAGGTCACTTAACCTTAGGGCTTGTGGAAATATGTTATTACTCAACTTTGGTGTTACTTGTAGATTATAAGATATGTCACCCTCAGTATTTCCATTCTCAGTGGCAGCACTTTAGTTCTTGCCCTTTCTACTCCACTTTCCCTGTCATGTTGATAGAGAATTCAAGATGGATTGCAGGGCAAGGAACTTGCATTGGTTGTCCCTTCAGTTTGTCTTTCAGAACTCTAGTCAAATGTCACCTGTGCAGGCCCATGAAAAGGCAAAGatgattaagcctctgcctgcctcaTGACTGCCATTCTGTACAGGTATGCATTAaatttccagttgctccacttcatgtCTAGGTctctgttatggcctgggaagacagtggataacaagccaagtgtttgggcccttgcacccatgttatGTTCCCCACTTATGGCAGCTTTGCCTCATTGGAAAAACTTGTTTTCCTTTCCATGCTTCTCCTGCACTCTCTTGTTTCTTCCACATAAGCTCTTGGCTTCCTATTGCCATGGGCTGGACACAAACTCTCCTGCTCTCAGGAAATCTTTTCCACCTCATGGAACCATGCATTCTTCTGTCACAGCTCCCAGGATATGTCTGTGCCCTCCTAGAGCAGCTGGGCCACTGAATGACAACTCCTGTTCGTAGCCTTTTTCCTAGTCTGGCTTCTTCCTGAGTTCAGAAATTCTCTCATGTCATCTTCCCCATGCCCCTAACATTGTGCTTCCTCAATATTTTCCCCTTCAAAAAAATACCAAACATAAAAGCTGCGACAGATTATACatattgaagaaatgaatgatCATAAATGAGAGTGATAGTTCAGATTGCGAGTTTCCCTGAGtatccttgggctcctgacatcagTCAGCTGTCTTGACTGCCATCCCAATTCCCCATTCATTCTCCAGCCCAGTCCGTGGTGCTGCTGCCGTTTCTATGTGCCTATGCACTCACATCCATGTAGTTCTCCATTGTCTCAGTGGACGTGGAGGCAAAGGCATCCTTGGGGAAGTACTTGGAGGCCGGGTTGGGGCTGTGAGTCTTGAGGTAGTCCTGCAGCAAGCCCTTCTCAATCAGGTTCTTCCTCAAGGACTTCTTTTTGACCAGAGGAACCCTGGGACAGAGCATTGAGACAGTCCCAGTTAAGGGATGATTGGTTACTGGCTAAGGATCCTGCCCAGAGGATGCTGCAGAGGATGCTACAAATGCCCTATTACACAATGAAAGTGGCTtaagagaagcaaagaaaggagagaagagaagctcCCATCTTTTACCCAAAATGCACAGAGGGGAGGTGACTGCAATGGTGCTGAAACCACACCACAGCAGCTCTGATAGTATGTGCTGTTAACCATGCCTACCATGTGGTCTCAGAAGGGAGGAAAAGGAGCCCAGGAAGACTCAAGATGCTGgaacacaggaaggaaggaatgtgTTCTGTAGGACAGATGGATATTCGGAAGTACTAGAGGGCTGGAGAGTTGTCCTTGGAGTTTTACATCCTGCTGCCCAAGCCCAGACTCACTTGTGGATGATGCACTCAGAGAGTGCCAGCAGgccgagcagcagcagccacttcaTGGTTTTTCCTGGCTCCCAAGTCAATGAGCAAGGCAGGATGAGTGGAAGGTGTAGAGCACCAGACTAGGGCCACTGCTTATATACATTCAGGCCAAATCCTCACTAATAACCCTTATCAGCATATCAATGCCACCAGCTGTTACACGCCATAAAGAAAATTATGATAAGACAGTCCCGCCTGGAGTCACGTTCAGAGAACTTACCTGCTGAGTGGCTTTCCACCAAAATGATATCACACAGTTGGAGTACATCTGGGCAGGGCGGGGGAGCTTTCCAAGCTCAGTGTTTTGGCAGAAGTGGTCAGAGATGCATAGAACACAGCATCAATCCAATGTTGGAGAAGCTCAGCATACCCAGATTTGTCCCAGGTCAACCAACAAATGCTTGGGGTTTTTAGAGAGCAGCTGCTCAAAATAGCGATGTGTGCTGTTTCCATACAGCATGGGGGCAGTCAGAGGCTCGTTGGGCAAGACCCACACTCCTGTGCAGATTGTTTCATTGGGTATGTCTTTTGGAATCTGTGCAAATGAGTGTAGATTTGCCTTCTGTTGACAGACCCTGAGTCATTAATTCATCTTCATGGCTTGGAAACTGCAATTCTGTTTGATAAGGAGGTCATAGAAACTCCAAATTCCCTGCCTCAGGCCGTATATAATGAAACTGTCTGGTACAGACTACCCACATTTGTGGGCCAAAGGCACTGTGCCTGTGAAGACACCCCATATATCTTTGGAACATTCATCTCTGGAGGTGAGCTGGACCTAGAAAGAGTGTGAAATAGAAGGTATAACCTGAGAAGAGGGGACATGTTTGTGTGGTGGTCCCATGTTCAGCTATGACTGAAGCCGGAAACAGCAGAGTGTGAGTCCCTCCCACCATGTCTGCTTGGAGTTTGGAGAGAGAGTCCTCCTGCCCCGTCCACCACTACTAGCTCTGCATTGCATTTACCATCTTATGAATTCTTGACTGAAACTATGGCTGTGACTGGGTGACCGAAATGATCTTGATCTGAAATCCCCAAGTGTCTTAGATGATTGCTGGAGACTCAAACATGGGGACCAGTCATGAAGTGTTCACTGTGATGTGAGAATTGATTTACAGGGACAGTTAATTGCAGGAATGTAAGGATGAAGTAGCAACAAGGAGTCTGTTGCCAAGCCTGATCATGAGACTGTGTAGGAGGTGCTGAATTCTAAACTGCATGCACAAGTACTCAACTGAAGAGTGAAGTGCAGGGAGAGTTGGAGGCCTCTTGTCTTCCCTCCTGGAGGGATTCTGGATTATATTGGAGGAAGCTTTTGAACTGAGAAAGACACTTAATATTTTCACAAGAGTAAGATTTTGAATTTCAGAGGGAGACTGACATGGTTAGGGAAACAATTAAGGAGTAGGGCAGATTTTCTCTAGGATGTCCCTGATGTGATTGGAAGATTGTTTTGGATGTTAAATACTCTCCTAAATCTCATTTGTCCTATGTTGCCTGCCAGTGGTGCTGTTGGAGCCTAGTGGGAAGTCCTTGTGTCAGCAGACTCTTGTCCATGGAGATCATTCCTCAGGAGACGGCTGCTGTTAGCGTGCATGTCCACCGAGCCACTGTCTGTGGAATCTGGCTCATCTTCTTGTGCTTCTGCACACACACCGACATCCATTGTGGGTTCTTCACCGGGAAAATATTCTACCTAATGCTATTGGTCTTGAAATATTGAAAACACAGCAATCAATTGTGTAAGGTATTTCTTTGTACTAGTGAGAATCAGACTAACACAGGCCCTCTTCATGTTTCAGGGGTATTGATGCAATGGTATAGCCTACTCCCTTTGAACATGGGCATGACCCATGACTTGATTCTGATCCTCTAGAATGCAGCAAGAAGAGACATCTGTGTTTGAGTTGTGTTGTGCTGATTGGAACAACTGTCTTTCTGGTTGACTGTAGGTGTAGACTCTCTCTACTGACTCTGAGAAAGTAACAAGTTCAACTGACAGGAGCAACATAACAAGACATTGAGTGTAATCTCAGCCATCAGCCAAAGAAACTGAAGGCCACTAGCTGACAATTCACCATGAGATGCATCCTTCCCACTCACAATGAGTGTGGGCATAATCTTTCTCCACTTAGTCACAGGTGGAACCATACCCTTGGCAGGCCTAAGTCCAACAAGAGCCACTTGGATGTCTCACACTCGGTATCATTCATGGCATGTGAGTGATCTGAGGAAGCAGAGGTCAAAGTCCATTGGTTGTGTCATGTATAATCAATTTTGAGCCAAATACTTGACTCTCATGGGTTCTTCTGCTTTCTTGAGCACTTTGAGATCTGTGCTCTTTTTCCCTTTAAATCACCATGCATGCTGTTGCCATGAGCAACATGTGGTACTCTCCAGACTGGTCCCTGGGTCTCAGGAGAGTGCTGTTCTTGGGAGGCTCTTGGCCTACCTGGTTTAtttccatgtgtgtgttttttaaaaaagatgtatttatttttattggcaagtcagctatagagagaggaggagagacagagtggaagatctttcatccattgattcactgcccaagcagccataatggctggagctgtgccgatctgaagccaggggcccggagcttcctccagttctcccatgcgggtccaaggtcccaaggctttgagccaccctcgactgctttccctggccacaagcaactatctagatgggaagcaggacctccgggacatgaactgacgcccatatgggatcctgatgtgtgcaagttgaggactttagccattagtctACCACACGGGCCcttttttgagtgtttttgaGTGTAAGTTGGGATTCTGTGATGGCTGTCCCAGGGTCACTCTGAGGAGTGAACTCCATGACCTCATGTACTAGAATTCTTGGGTGACAGAGGGTAATCTTGATGCTGGAGCCTTCTGATCATCAGCCAATGTGATGCAGGGCAAACGCCAAAGAATCTGTCTAATCTCACAGTGCCAGGTGGGCATGCAGGATATGTGGGCAACAGTGTTTACCCAGCCATTAGTCCTGCCTGGCACTCAGTGTGGCAGTGCCTGGCCTTGAGGGGTAAGGAGAATAGATTCTTAGAGTAGTGTTGGCTACTCCTTGCCAAGGTTCCAGGTGTTCAGAAGTGTTCCAGGAATGTATCAGTGTAAGGAATGGAATAGGTTGAATAAAGCAAACATGTTGAGATGGAGATGAAGCACGTAATGCTTGACAGGTGGTGTGGAGTTGGAGTGATTTTCCATGAGACAGCTGGTTGCAGAGCTTTCCATCAGGGTCTCGGCCCAGGGCATGGACCTCAGTCACAGCAACATTGTACCCTGTCCTTCTCTGCCTCAGGCTCACTGCCCTTCCCTAGATGAAGGCTTTTGTTAACATTCCATTGACAGGCTCATTAATTTTGgttcacatatatacataacatGTAGCAGCTTCAGaagtttatgggaaaatagcttaAGAAAAATCATTTATTGTGTATAAGAGGTTGTGAAATCTGAGCATAGTTTTTCATATCGCACATCTTCTGTGGGAGTGTCGAAGTACTCCCATACATGATTAGTATAGACTTGCTTATAGGTACGTAAGTAATGGGGGGGTTAGACGTTGCAGTGGATGATTCTGCTGTAGATGCCCACATCTAGCATTGCCCACATCTCCTACAGCGGTGATTGAATTTCAGTCCTGCTTCTCCCGTGTCTACTATCCCTCAAATTTACACTTGTGGCCAATGACACATTGATCACTTGGGTCTTGCTACAGGtacgagagacacagattgattTTTGGATCACTGTATTCAACCTACCCTGTTAATCTTTGTAGACATTTAGGTAGGGAACCAatgaaagaaagatctctctctctctctctctctctctctctctgtgtgctttTCAATAGCATAAATCATGTTAAAGTGTTTTCAAAATGATTCATAACCCCATTATCCAATGCTAATCACAATCATGTTTCAAATGAATGTGTTTATCtttatatatacgcatatatagtGCAGAATATACTGTCTTGCCATCTGCTTATCTTTTTGTTTGTAATTTACCTTTACTGTAGTAATTGTGTATTTTTCATGTAATTTCCTATAAGTTGACATGACCCTTGAAGGTTTTGTTGAGTCTtaacattcattcattaattcatttttttagaacATAGGatgagagagaggtagaaagTGAGAGCATCAAGCTACTGGGTCACTGACCACATGACCACCATGACCTGAGTTGGTCTAGATCAAGCCGGGAGCAAAGAAGGCCATCTGCACTTCCCTAGTTGGTGACAGGAGCCTGGATGCTTGTGTTATCTTTCACTGATTTGGCTCACATAGTAGCAGACAGCAAATCACAAGTGCAGAATTGAGGACTTGAGTCTGAGCTCTGATATGAGACACCAGTTTGCCAGGCTGTGGGTttaggtgctgtggcacaatgcaGGCCCATAAGCTCTTCTGGAAGCAGAACATGCAGTCAGGAAGTCACATGTGTGTGGTTGACGATGTTTTGGAAACAGAGCATTTCCATGGGTACGAGATTTCCATGACTATCACAAAATAGCTGTAGCTACCTGATGCTCTAAAGGAAGAGATGTATTTTGGCTCTAGGGATTCACAACAAAGATCAATTAAGTTGATTGATAACTAAATCAGGCTCCCTTTTCTAAGACCTTGTTATGTAGTTCTTCATAACTTTGAGTCGttctacccaaatgggagactcacACTGAGTTCCATACCTGGGCTTACATATGTTCCCACATATTTATTCAGTTAAGACATTGACCTACTGAATAGAACAGTGAGTTgtgcttcttttctgtttttatttattgcttttactatgattttattttacagttccataggccctatgATTTTCCTTGCCACTAAAGTCCCTTCTCCAATCCCCCTCCTCACTGAatccccctatattattgcaatagtgtaGTTCCTCATAAACATTCCTATGTGCATCATTGTAGGCAAGGACTATGGCAGggattccagcatcctactgtcaagatatgtTCAACAATTTCATCTctgacctggaagtagagatgcatactgcactgatTCCGCGCATCTAGGCATGATAGTCTCCCTTGCACAGTTAATATACAtctccttcaatgaaaagccacaaaaataatgaacaggaaaaaatggaaatttactgggcccggcatgatagtgtagtggttaaggtcttcgtcttgaatgcacctggatcccacatgggcaccagttctaatcctggcagccctgcttaccatccagctccctgcctgtggtctgggaaagcatctgaggacggcccaagactttgggaccctgcacccgcatgggagacctgtaagaggctcctggctcaggattggctcagctccggccattgtggccacttggggagtgaaccatcggatggaagatcttcctctctgtctctcttctctgtatatccacctttccaatacaaaataaataaatcttaaaacaatggaaatttacaatgccatgaggtgaaataacatgctactgaatgactaatgtatagctgcagaaatgacaaagaaaatcaagaaccttgttgaagaaaatgttactgtatgacctatgagttaatgaagaatttaatgagaaaaaaaatgttttgaattaatgaaaacaaaaacatctaaacccatgagatacagttttcacTGCTCTTTATTAGTGAGATATATCTTCTATAGGCACCAGATAGATGTTTTTtaggagatttatttttttattggaaagtcagatattcatagAGGAgaatagatagagaggaagatcgtctgtccactgattcactccccaggcagccacaacagctggagctgtgccagtccgaagtcaGCAGCCCtgaacctcttctggttctcccatgtgggtgcaggaagtcaaggctttgggccatcctcagttgctttcccaggccacaagcagggagttggatgggaagcagagtcaccgggattaaa
The sequence above is a segment of the Ochotona princeps isolate mOchPri1 chromosome 4, mOchPri1.hap1, whole genome shotgun sequence genome. Coding sequences within it:
- the LOC131480044 gene encoding pepsin II-4; this encodes MKWLLLLGLLALSECIIHKVPLVKKKSLRKNLIEKGLLQDYLKTHSPNPASKYFPKDAFASTSTETMENYMDAEYFGTISIGTPPQEFTVIFDTGSSNLWVPSTYCSSLACFLHKRFNPDDSSTYQATSETLSITYGTGSMTGILGYDTVKVGSIEDTNQIFGLSKTEPGITFMFAPFDGILGLGYPSIAASGATPVFDNMWNEGLVSQDLFSVYLSSDDEKGSLVMFGGIDSSYYTGSLNWVPVTYEGYWQFTLDSVTINGETIACADSCQAIIDTGTSLLAGPTSAISSIQSYIGASENLLGEGTISCSAIDSLPDVVFTINGIQYPLPASAYILKEDDDCISGFEGMNLDTSTGELWILGDVFIRQYFTVFDRANNQLGLAAAV